The window CCCGATTTGCCGCCGTTTACCTTTAAAAGCTCCGAATTTATAAAAGCCAACGTTGCACAGGTTATGCAACATATTTTACAGCCGCAAAACTACTCCAGGTGTATTGTTAAGTTTGCTGCCCACCAGGTGCTGTTGCAGATATTATCGGGCGATCAATCAAAAACCTTCGCCTCGTTTTTGAAGGACCTGGTAAGTAATAAAAAGGTTGACCTGGCTTACTTTATGGAAACTAACTTCAACCGGCAGCTCTCCATAGCCGATATGGCCAAACTCACCGGCAGGAGTGTAAGCGCGTTTAAAAAAGAGTTTACAGACCGTTTTAATACAACCCCCGTAAAATGGCAGTTCAACCGCAGGCTGGAGTATGCCGAGTACCAGTTAAAACACTCGAACGATCCGGTATCGCTGGTGGCTTATAGCAGTGGGTTCGAAAATATTTCGCATTTTTCTAAAGTTTACAAGCAAAAATTTGGCGCTTCGCCCAAAAGTGCGCGTAACGAACTGGTGTAGCGTGATTCATAGGTGTTCGGAAGAAATAAAAAAAGCGAAGGGGGGTGTGCGATTCTTTCCTTGGGGAAGAAGGAGGTAGGGGTTAAATCAGGCGTTCAAGCCGCTTTACAACTCGCCGCTCGTATAAACCCCTCCCTGCCTTTGCGCTCATTTACGACCGCACCCCTCCCGTGGGGAGGGAACTAAAAAGTCTTCCGAACACCTATGTAGTGGCCTCCATAAATTGATGGATAGTTTTTAGCCCAAAGTCTTAAGTTCTAAGTCAAAAAGAAAAAATTTAACGTTAGACTTACTACTTAGTACTTTAGACTTAACCGGGCGTTATAAAAACAAACAAATAAAGCCTCACAACAAAATTGCGGCCCTTGCAAAGCTGCAATTTTGAGGTATGAAAACACTTAGCAACACCAACCCTGCATTAATACTTGTTGATATACAGCAGGGTTTTGATAATATCTCTTACTGGGGCGGCCAGCGCAATAACCCCGATGCCGAAGTTAATGCCCGCAAATTGCTTGATTACTGGCGGGCAAATAACCTGCCGCTGTTCCACATCCAACATTGCTCGGTTAACCCCAAATCGATGCTGGCCGAAGGTAACTCCGGCAATGCGCACAAAGAGATTGTGAAACCTTTGCCGGGCGAAGCGGTGATCAAAAAATCGGTAAACAGCTCCTTTATCGGCACCAATCTGCAACAACAGTTAGATGCTGCGGGCATCGATACTGTAGTTATAGTTGGCCTTACTACCGAACATTGTGTATCTACCACGGCCCGCATGGCCGGTAACTTTGGCTACCACACCATTGTAGTAGCCGATGCTACCGCCGCCTTTGCCAAAACCGGCATCAAAGGCGAGCACTACGATGCCGAAACCATCCATTTAACCGCACTGGCACAAATTAACAACGAATTTGCCACCGTTTTAAATACCGATGAGGTACTCCAGGCTTTAAAAAAAAACGATGATTTTCTTTAGCAATTTAATCAGTAAACTATCGGCGCCGTACTTGCCATTTTCGCAGGTACTGTCGGTGATGAAGTGATTGTTGGTATAGCAATAATAGGGGCAGCGCTGTTTTTGTCTTGATTCTTGACTCTAATCTCTTGACTCTCCGCCCTGGCGTTTCCCCCCGCCGGTAGAAGCGGCGGTCAGGCTTTCCGTTACAAGTCCTCGCTTTGCCTTTGCCGCCCCGGCCTGCACGCGCTGTGGGCTTTTCACTGCAATCCTTAACGTGAACTGCGGGGATACAAAAAACTCCCGCATGAAATTTAATCATCCAGGGTTGCATATTTATTCTGCGAAAATGCTGCGGTTACAAGCGACAAGCATTGCCGTTCGAAGAGACATTCGAACGACGGTTGACTGCGGGCAACTGGGGCCTGCGGTAACGTTTGAAAAGTTCTTGCAGTAACGGAAGTTTCAAATATTATTTTCTTTTGCTAAAGTTAACCGTGTCGGAAATAGTCTTCTCTTTAAAATCATACGGATTGACCGCAGGGTCGTTGATCTTTATTTTAGTTCCATTATTCGCTATATCCAGTTGAAATACCTGGCTGTCATTAATATAGTCCGTTTTCATTTGCGATTTTAATGAATCTATTATGCCGTCTCCAACATGTTTATTTCTCAAGATTTCAGAGCCATCGTAACACAAGAAAGTGTTATTATAAAATTTAAAATACGAAGATGGCACTTCACTTAATTCTTCTTTGTTAGTTATTTGAAAAACAGTTACTCTCAGGAAACTATTTCGTCGTGATATAATAACCCTTAAACACTTGCTTGATTTTTGATTAATATTAAGTTTAGCGTTCAGCGTTGAATTAACGTTTTTATCTGAGATCAAATATTTGCTTATAAGACTGTTATCAGTTCTTTCCGTATTTATCCGAGTACAAGCCGAAACCAATAATACTACGCCTACACACAAAACCTTTTTGTAATTCCTCATAGTTTCTTAAATATGTTTTGATCAGGTATTATCCCTTGCTTGCGTGCCGCGTGTGTCCCTGTTGTTTCCCGTAACATTTTCGCTTGCAAAAGATCAATATCAATCAGCCTTTTGCCATCAGCATAAATCAAAACTTGTTCCATACCTAACCACGCTCCGCACAACTATTCCCCGGAAATTGGCTCTACGCGAATATTGTCGAACAAATTTCGGTTGTATGTACTCGCTATAAATGCTCCACCCTTTAAGTGCGACTCATCTGCAATGGTTGTCAATTTTTTACCGTCTATAAAGCCGGTTATTTGTGTGCCTTTCATTTCCAGCCGCAGGTGGTGCCAGGCTGCAGGTTCAAATCTCTCAATCTGGCCCGAAGCAAGCGTAATATACGCCCAATTGAGCTGCCACCGCCCATCCCCGGTAAGTATCCAGCGGATGCCCAACTTATCGCGATCGGCATACCTGCCGCCTAACTCAACATCGCCGCCATCAATTAATACATCGCCTTCTATGGCATAATCTTTCCAGTTGAGGTCGCCAAACAGCGAGTGGGGCTTCAACAGCCAGTTATCATACCATAAAATCCCCTGTTTCGGTACTATTTGTGCCAGGCAGATCCCGCCCTTGGGCGATTTGCAAGTTTCGAAGGTGCCTTTCTGATCAGAAAAGTAGCGTGGTGTTTTTCCGGCAGCATATGATTCAAAATTTTCGATATAGGGAAACGGGAACGGCTTACTTTCGGGCGGCGCACCATAGGAACCTTTTGTTTGCCCGGTGGTACTGGTTAAGGTATAAATTGCATCGCCTTCCAATTCAACTTGTACCGAATTATTATTTAATTGCAGTGGTTTTTGCTGTATGAACTGCTCTTTCGCGGTCGATTTCCATAAATAAACAGGGCCTTTTTTAAGCCCATCACCAATATCCAGCTTTACCTGTTGTTTTTGGCCGGTAACTATGATAACCGACCAATCGCCGGTTTTCGGATTCCGCAAAGCCACATGGCTGCCGCGCCAGGTAGCTGCATCAAATTGCCCGCAGGCTTTATCCATATACACCCAGCCGGGTTCGGCAAATTGGGTGGTGTGGGCCACTGCCCATACCGAAGGCCAAATGGTGTAATGGCCACTCCAGGGCTCGTCGGCTTGTAATGCGCCGGTATTGGCCCAAATAATTTGGTCATAAATGCCATCAACCGGGCACCATATCTCAAATTTAGTAATACGGTCGCGGCTATATAATTTGTTCATTAACCGGGCCAGGTAAATTGTGCCTTTGCCTCCCCATTCTTGTCCCGATTGGCTCCATTCCTCGCTCGCCCATAAAGGCTTGCCCGATCGTTTGGCTTTTTCAGTAGCATCGCGGCCCCCTTTCTGATCAATATCCCAGGGCTCACGACCATCCACATAGTGATAACCCACTGCGTTAACCAGGTTGTTATACACCGCATTTTTTTCAAGTTTATCAAATACCTGCCAAAACTCACTATCATCATCCGGGGCCTGCAGCTTAACTTTGGCAAAACCGTGGGCATTTAGCGTTGGGCGTAAATTTTTGGCTATCCAATTTAAATCAGTTCCCATCTCGTTTTGACCGGCCGATATCCAGTTTATATCTAAATGATAGTTTTTGCGGGCAACGTCTAAAAAGGAAACAATCCAGTCGGCAGATGCCTGCGAAAAACGATTGTCGACCCAATTGGGATAAGCCCAGGGCAAACAGTCAAGAATAATTTGGGGGTTACGTTTGCGCGATTCGGCCATTAACCAAAACTCATAGCCCCGGGGTTTGGGATTTAACAATTCCGCGCGTGTGACAGCATGCGAGGGTTCGCTGCCGCATGTGGAATTCTCGCCGCTGCCTATCTCAACTTTCAGATGCTGAAAACCCGCGCCAAATTTCGGTTTAAATAAAAAATCAAGTACTTCAGAACGTTGCTTTTCAGGGTAATCGACCAAGTTACGAGTGGACGCGCCGGCACTTACAGCCCCAATCCCTTCAAACACCCGTCCCGCATCATTTGCTGCTAATGAGATTATTGTTTGCGCTTTACTATCCAGCACAACAACAAGAAACATGGTTGTAAAACAGATGATAAGTTTTTTCATGGTAATAAAGGGTTATAAATGGGTTTAACGGAACTTCTGACTCGGCAGGGGCTCTCATAGAGGGCCACGCGTTTACACAATGCAAGCAGTAATTCCATAAGCCACGTTTATGCCAGATGGCCTTGTCCCGCCTAAAATACAAAATCCCGGAAGTAATTAAACATCCGGGATTATATAAGCTATTTATAATAAAATAACGCCTTTACTCGCTCCTTAAACTTTTCACCGGGTTGGCCAGCGCTGCTTTGACAGATTGAAAGCTGATGGTAACAAAAGCGATAACGATGGCTATAAAAGCGGCAAGTACAAAAACGGTCCAGTGGATGGGGATGCGGTAGGCAAAAGCCTGTAGCCAGTTGTTCATGGCATACCAGGCCAGCGGGAAGGCTACTACTATAGCTATGAGCACCAGTTTGATGAAATCTTTAGCCAGCAGGCCTATTACGCCGGCGACGGATGCCCCCAATACTTTGCGCACACCAATTTCGCGGGTACGTACCTGCGCGGTGTAGGCAGCAAGGCCCAGCAGGCCCAGGCACGATATTAATATGGCCATACCTGCAAAGTAGTTAAACAGGGTGCCTTCGCGTTGCTCGCCCTGGTAAAGGTCGTTAAAAATCTCGTCGAGGAAGTTATAGCTAAAAGGGAACTCGCCGTTGTATTGTTTAAACTGGTCGCCGGCCGCTGCTATAGCTGTAGCCGCGTTTTTGGTGTTGGTTTTTATATATAAGGTTTGATAAACGGCGGGCCTGTAAAAAAAGATGGCCGGTGCAATTTTTTCGCGCATGCTGGCAAAATGGAAGTCTTTTACTACGCCAATGATGGTGCCGTTGGTTTTTTGAAAACGGAAGCGCTTGCCGATGGGGTCTTTAAGACCAATCTCTTTTACGGCTGCTTCGTTGAGGATAAAATGGGTGGAGTCGGCCACCGCGCCGCTGAAAGTGTTGCCCAGCTGCATTTTTAACTTAAAAAACGAGATGAAATCCTTATCTATCCCCATAGGGTGCAGGATAAAGGTTTGGCCCGGTGCTTTGCCATCCCAGGAGTTGTCGCCCGAGATGCCGCCGCTATTGATGATGTTGCCGGTAGCACGGGTTACACCTTCTACACCGGGCTGCTTCAAAAGCTCGGCCCGCACGGCATCGTAATGTTTTGATGCATCGCGCATCCAAACTCCAAAAACATGGCTTTTATCGTAACCCAGATTTTTTGACTGGATGTATTTTAATTGCTGGGTGATAACCAAAGTGCTCACAATAAGCACTACCGAAAAGGTAAACTGTACCACTACCAGTATTTTGCGGAACATGGCATCGCCAATGCTGCCATTTATTTTGCCCTTAAGCGCTTTTAAAGGTTCAAACGAGGATAACAGCATGGCCGGGTAAATACTGGATAAGGCCAGAGTTGCAACTACCGTTACGCTAATAATAAGCCAGATATGCGGATCGAGTAGGTTAAATACCAACTGTTTGCCAGCCAGTTGGTTAAATACCGGCATCAGCAGGTATATTGTAAACAAGGCAAACAGCGTGGCGATGAAGAACAGCAGGGCGGTCTCGGCCAGGAACTGTATAAATAGCTGTATTTTGCCTGCCCCTATAATTTTGCGCATGCTGATCTCTTTGGCGCGCAATAGCGAGCGGGCGGTAGAAAGGTTGACATAATTGATGCAGGCTATAAGCAGTATCACTAAAGCTATGATAACAAAAATGCGTACCGTTTGGATGCCGTGATCGGTACCATCAGCATTGTACAGGTGCATTTTATTGATGGGTAGCAACAAGTAATCGGCATCAGTATCTTCGGCGCGGTGCTTAACGTGGATCTTAAACAAATCGGCCGACAGTTTTTTTAACGATGCGCCGGGCTTCAATTTAAAATAGGTTTGATAAGAATAGCTATTGAAATCGGTATTAGCATCTACCTTGCCATGTTCCAGTATATATTTAACGTGGTAACTCATGGGCATAATCATATCAAAGTTGATGCTGGAGTTAAGCGGAAAATCGTTGATAACCCCGCTCACGGTAAAGTTTTCTTTACCTTCTGCCACAATCACTTTGCCAATTGGATCTTCGGAGCCAAAATATTTTTGAGCGGTGTTTTTGGTGATGACAACCGAGTTGTCGTTAAGGAATGGTCGGGCGGTATTGCCTTCAATAAGCGGAAAATCAAAGACGCTGAATAGCGAAGGATCGGCAAAGCCTATGTTTTGTTCGCCAAAAACTTTTTCCTTGTATTTATACAGCGAGAAAAACCAGTTGGGGGTGGTGCGTACCTGCTCCTGCACATCGGTGAGTTCCTGTTTAGCCAGTGGCCCAATGGGGGCTACCGTAGTTTGCCAGATTTGTTTACTGGCACCCGTGCCGCCAAAAAGCTCTACGCGGTAAATGTTATCGGCGTTTTTATGAAAGCTATCAAAACTTAGTTCGTCCTGCACCCAAAGCAATATCAAAATGCCAATGGCCAGCCCGGCAGTAAGCCCGGTTATATTGATTAACGAATAGAACTTGTTGCGAAACAGGTTTCGCCAGGCGGTTTTAAAATAATTTTTCAGCATAGTCACAATGTAATTGAACCTGTTGGATAACAAAATCATGCCAGTTTTGTAACTAATTGAAAGGTAGATGCTTGAAAGTTTAATTGCGACCTTGAACGTCCATAAGCGTACAGTTGCGTTCGCTTATGCAACAAAGGGGAATTTTAAGTGCCTTTGCTGTTTGTAGTATTCCGCTGGTCGATTTAAATAACTGTGCTTTCAGTTTAAAACTGTCCCTGTTGTAGGATGAGATAACAATCAAGGTAGCACAAAAATGACTTTGGCAATTGAAATATAAGATTTGGCGTAAAATCTGGAGGGTAAATATTCCCGGAGTATATTTTTATTGTTTTTTTTGCGAAAGTCGTCAGGATATTACTCAATTATTGTGCAGCAGTTGAATTATTTTTGTTGATTTTTGTTAGCTTTTAATATCTTCCATATCATAAACAATGAAAGCTTTCCAATTTTAAATAACGCTTACTTATACGGATGATCCGATGGTTTGGCGACGGCTGCTGGTGCCCGAAGATATTAGTTTTGATGAATTTCACATGGCAATACAGGCTGTATTTGGCTGGGACGGCAGCCATTTGTACCGGTTTTCGGCAAAGGGATGGGGATCGAAGCCATCCTACCAGCTGCCTGACCATTACAGCGTTGGCGACGATGAGCGCGACAGTGAAGAATACCTGATTAGCGAGGTGTTTAAAAGGGCCGGGCAAAAGTATACCTACATTTACGATTTCGGCGATGATTGGAAGCATGAGATTTTGCTGGAAAAAACTACCGGAGAGCCGGTGTTTGCCCCGCATTGCCTTGGTGGCGAGGGCGCCTGCCCGCCCGAAGACTGCGGCGGGGTGCACGGTTACTACCGCATGGTAGATATTGTGAACGACCCCGACCATGAAGAACATGAAGAAATGAGCGAATGGATGGGCATCCCCGAAGGCGGTAAATGGGATGTAAACGCCTTCGACCTTGAAGAAGCCAATAAGCGATGCGCCCGCCTGGTAGGCGATGATGATGACGAAGAATAATTTTGTTATTGAGATGATATTCATCCGAACACTTAATGCCCTGTTATTTAAATAGTTAATAGTGTTCGCACCCGAACACCCCCGTATTCCCGCAAAAAACCGAACACCTTGTTTGCTTCTTAACCATGCAGAGGCTACCTTTGCGGCATTATGCTGCAACGTGTAACAGCCTATTTATTGATCTTTTCGCTGGCAGCGGTCAATTTCTCACGTTTTTTTGTATACGCGGGATTTGAACTGAACAGGAACTACATTGCCACCACCCTTTGCGAAAACCGGGACAAACCCGCAGTGCATTGCGATGGCAAATGTTACTTTGCCAAAAAGATCAAACAGGCTGATGAGAAGCAGGCCAGCGACGAAAGGCAGTCGCAAAAAAGCCTCTTCCAGGAAGTGTTTATGATCAGTAGTACTGATATGAAATTCCACTCCAGCCTGTTGCAAGTAATTGACACCCCGTATGATGACTGCCTGCCACCAACCCCGGCCGCAGTGATCTTCCAGCCCCCGCAGTTAGGATAAATTCTACTCTTTTTTCCCGGATGTTTTTTGATTGATATGGCTTTGCTGTGAGCATGTGATAGCCGTATGTGTCATTTTATCTAACTGCTGTCATCCTGAGGCACGACGGATCTATTCGCAAGCTGTTTTGGCGGTCATGCCAGGCGTGCAATAGATCCTTCGCTATCGCTGCCATTGACACATTTTTAACTATTTGATTATCAATTGAAAAAAGTGTCATTTGCAATGCGATCATTTGTGCGCAAATAAAGGTTACTCAGGATGACAGAAAAGGAAACATAGCAAAGGTAGGAACGAAAGATCTATTCGCCATCTTGCATGGTTCACAATAGGTTGCCGCGCTCCGCTCGCAATGACATAATTAAAATCACTCATCCGGATACAATTTATTTATCCACCGGAGGTAACTCCCCATAATTAATACATGAAGAGATTTTTCATTCTACCTATACTATTTTTAATACTCAACACCCTGGCTTACAGCCAGGCCAATATACAGGTTGTTGTAACCGATGCCAATACCCACGAGGCCATTCCTGGCGCTATAATTGCCGGCACCGGTGGCGAAAAGCTGGGTTTAACCGATGCCAAAGGCAGGTATGTTATTGCAAGCTCTGGCATCAGTCAAATTAAGGTAACAATGGTTGGCTATAGTACACTCGTAGTTAGCGTTACCGGTGGTAAGGCAGATGTCGCATTGGTACCTTCCACTTTAGATCTTCAGCCTGTAGTTGTAACAGCCAGCCGGGAAGGCCAGGCCAGGCAGGATGCGCCTATCGCCATCAGCAAAATAAACTCTACTCAGATTAAAGATACCAAAGCAACAGCCCTGTACCAGCTACTCAACAAAGTAGCCGGCGTTTACATGGTTGATCTGGGAAACGAGCAGCATACTATGGCTATCCGCCAGCCCATTACTTACAACGCCCTTTACCTGTATATGGAAGATGGCCTGCCCATACGCCCAACCGGGATTTTTAACCATAACTCGCTGTACGAGATCAACATGTCGGGCGTTAAAGATATCGAAGTGATCAAGGGACCGGCCTCCTCATTGTATGGAAGCAACTCCATTGGTGGTGCAGTAAACTTCATCACCCAGGGACCGCCCTCGGGCTATGCAGGCAATGTTTCTATCCGCGGCGATAACTATCACTACCGCAGGGTTGATGCGGATGGTGGTTTTACGCAAGGCAAATTCGGCTTATATATAGGTGGTTACATCGGTCATCAAAAAGATAGTTGGCAGGACTATTCTGATTTTGATAAGTATTCGGCCAACTTTAAAACTACGTATGATTTTAATGCGGGTACACGGCTAACCACTTCTGCTGCTTACAATTACCTGAATACCCAAACGCCCGGCAGCCTGGATAGCGCCCATTTTTATAACAGGAGCTACGGTGCTAATCAACGTTTTACCTATCGTAAGGTCGAGTCGTTCAGGGCAAGCACCAGGCTGGACCACCAATGGAATGAAAAGAACGCAACATTTGTTACGTTGTTCTTCCGCCATAACTCAACCGCTCAGCTGCCAAGCTATTTCATATCCGACGTTAGGGATAACGCCGGCAACTACCTGAGCAGTAACGGGCAGGTGAATGATCAGCGTTTTCAGAGTTACGGATTGCTGGCACAGCATAGGGTTAATTTTAATTTTCTGCATTCCAGGCTAATAGGAGGAATTTATGTGGATGATAGCCCAAGTTCGTACTATGCGCAATACCTTGATATCGATAAAGATGTACTGAATAACTACTACACCGGCTTCACCAATACCGGCAAGTATATTGATGATTACCGTATCAAACTGTTCAACACGGCCGCTTATATGCAATATGAAATTAAACCCATTGAGGCCTTGCACATAGTGGCGGGTTTGCGGTACGATAGGGTACATTACGATTTTACCAATGGCCTGCCTGCCGGTAGCACCAAATACAAACAGCAGGAAACCAATAACTTTAACATTGTGGCGCCTAAACTGGGCCTGACATATGATTTAGGCAGCAACAAAGGTTTTTATGCCAATTACAGTGTTGGTTTCCAGCCGCCAGAAACCGGCGATCTTTACAGCTCAAGACAGTTAACGCCACTAAAGCAGGCCACGTTTGATAACTACGAAGTAGGCGGCTGGTTCTCGGCCTTTAACAAAATGCTGTATTTTGAAATGAGTTTATTTGATTTGGAAGGCCGTAACGAAATCATCAGTCAGCTTTCGCCCGATAATACAACACAGAACCAAAATGCAGGTGCCACCCGCCATCGCGGGGTAGAGTACTCATTAACACTGGCACCTGTTAACGAACTAACTTTCAGGTTTAGCGGTACTAATGCTACGCATACCTATGTGCATTATAGCGAGGT is drawn from Mucilaginibacter ginsenosidivorax and contains these coding sequences:
- a CDS encoding helix-turn-helix domain-containing protein, yielding MIQIPKDLLDHHSHIRLRLSDMYGIIIDKKRPFRCDDTLQTAHCLEVILTGSIDVRYGSYVQHLAAGDIQFRRRGNYQLFPSDDYTSLLIFMENEFVDYFLESHVPEFKQEKLCPDLPPFTFKSSEFIKANVAQVMQHILQPQNYSRCIVKFAAHQVLLQILSGDQSKTFASFLKDLVSNKKVDLAYFMETNFNRQLSIADMAKLTGRSVSAFKKEFTDRFNTTPVKWQFNRRLEYAEYQLKHSNDPVSLVAYSSGFENISHFSKVYKQKFGASPKSARNELV
- a CDS encoding TonB-dependent receptor, with amino-acid sequence MKRFFILPILFLILNTLAYSQANIQVVVTDANTHEAIPGAIIAGTGGEKLGLTDAKGRYVIASSGISQIKVTMVGYSTLVVSVTGGKADVALVPSTLDLQPVVVTASREGQARQDAPIAISKINSTQIKDTKATALYQLLNKVAGVYMVDLGNEQHTMAIRQPITYNALYLYMEDGLPIRPTGIFNHNSLYEINMSGVKDIEVIKGPASSLYGSNSIGGAVNFITQGPPSGYAGNVSIRGDNYHYRRVDADGGFTQGKFGLYIGGYIGHQKDSWQDYSDFDKYSANFKTTYDFNAGTRLTTSAAYNYLNTQTPGSLDSAHFYNRSYGANQRFTYRKVESFRASTRLDHQWNEKNATFVTLFFRHNSTAQLPSYFISDVRDNAGNYLSSNGQVNDQRFQSYGLLAQHRVNFNFLHSRLIGGIYVDDSPSSYYAQYLDIDKDVLNNYYTGFTNTGKYIDDYRIKLFNTAAYMQYEIKPIEALHIVAGLRYDRVHYDFTNGLPAGSTKYKQQETNNFNIVAPKLGLTYDLGSNKGFYANYSVGFQPPETGDLYSSRQLTPLKQATFDNYEVGGWFSAFNKMLYFEMSLFDLEGRNEIISQLSPDNTTQNQNAGATRHRGVEYSLTLAPVNELTFRFSGTNATHTYVHYSEVVTNYSMGTSTVIKYDGNRMNNAPAWIANSELTYKPAYLQGFRIAGEWQHINQYYTNPANTKTYSGYNIYNLRLGYDVKGNVLKGAGIWFNVLNLTNKLYATTVTSNQYGDTYNAAAPRTYTLGISYSFSKY
- a CDS encoding glycoside hydrolase family 30 protein is translated as MKKLIICFTTMFLVVVLDSKAQTIISLAANDAGRVFEGIGAVSAGASTRNLVDYPEKQRSEVLDFLFKPKFGAGFQHLKVEIGSGENSTCGSEPSHAVTRAELLNPKPRGYEFWLMAESRKRNPQIILDCLPWAYPNWVDNRFSQASADWIVSFLDVARKNYHLDINWISAGQNEMGTDLNWIAKNLRPTLNAHGFAKVKLQAPDDDSEFWQVFDKLEKNAVYNNLVNAVGYHYVDGREPWDIDQKGGRDATEKAKRSGKPLWASEEWSQSGQEWGGKGTIYLARLMNKLYSRDRITKFEIWCPVDGIYDQIIWANTGALQADEPWSGHYTIWPSVWAVAHTTQFAEPGWVYMDKACGQFDAATWRGSHVALRNPKTGDWSVIIVTGQKQQVKLDIGDGLKKGPVYLWKSTAKEQFIQQKPLQLNNNSVQVELEGDAIYTLTSTTGQTKGSYGAPPESKPFPFPYIENFESYAAGKTPRYFSDQKGTFETCKSPKGGICLAQIVPKQGILWYDNWLLKPHSLFGDLNWKDYAIEGDVLIDGGDVELGGRYADRDKLGIRWILTGDGRWQLNWAYITLASGQIERFEPAAWHHLRLEMKGTQITGFIDGKKLTTIADESHLKGGAFIASTYNRNLFDNIRVEPISGE
- a CDS encoding cysteine hydrolase family protein, translated to MKTLSNTNPALILVDIQQGFDNISYWGGQRNNPDAEVNARKLLDYWRANNLPLFHIQHCSVNPKSMLAEGNSGNAHKEIVKPLPGEAVIKKSVNSSFIGTNLQQQLDAAGIDTVVIVGLTTEHCVSTTARMAGNFGYHTIVVADATAAFAKTGIKGEHYDAETIHLTALAQINNEFATVLNTDEVLQALKKNDDFL
- a CDS encoding ABC transporter permease, yielding MLKNYFKTAWRNLFRNKFYSLINITGLTAGLAIGILILLWVQDELSFDSFHKNADNIYRVELFGGTGASKQIWQTTVAPIGPLAKQELTDVQEQVRTTPNWFFSLYKYKEKVFGEQNIGFADPSLFSVFDFPLIEGNTARPFLNDNSVVITKNTAQKYFGSEDPIGKVIVAEGKENFTVSGVINDFPLNSSINFDMIMPMSYHVKYILEHGKVDANTDFNSYSYQTYFKLKPGASLKKLSADLFKIHVKHRAEDTDADYLLLPINKMHLYNADGTDHGIQTVRIFVIIALVILLIACINYVNLSTARSLLRAKEISMRKIIGAGKIQLFIQFLAETALLFFIATLFALFTIYLLMPVFNQLAGKQLVFNLLDPHIWLIISVTVVATLALSSIYPAMLLSSFEPLKALKGKINGSIGDAMFRKILVVVQFTFSVVLIVSTLVITQQLKYIQSKNLGYDKSHVFGVWMRDASKHYDAVRAELLKQPGVEGVTRATGNIINSGGISGDNSWDGKAPGQTFILHPMGIDKDFISFFKLKMQLGNTFSGAVADSTHFILNEAAVKEIGLKDPIGKRFRFQKTNGTIIGVVKDFHFASMREKIAPAIFFYRPAVYQTLYIKTNTKNAATAIAAAGDQFKQYNGEFPFSYNFLDEIFNDLYQGEQREGTLFNYFAGMAILISCLGLLGLAAYTAQVRTREIGVRKVLGASVAGVIGLLAKDFIKLVLIAIVVAFPLAWYAMNNWLQAFAYRIPIHWTVFVLAAFIAIVIAFVTISFQSVKAALANPVKSLRSE
- a CDS encoding plasmid pRiA4b ORF-3 family protein yields the protein MTLTYTDDPMVWRRLLVPEDISFDEFHMAIQAVFGWDGSHLYRFSAKGWGSKPSYQLPDHYSVGDDERDSEEYLISEVFKRAGQKYTYIYDFGDDWKHEILLEKTTGEPVFAPHCLGGEGACPPEDCGGVHGYYRMVDIVNDPDHEEHEEMSEWMGIPEGGKWDVNAFDLEEANKRCARLVGDDDDEE